The DNA window AGTCACCATAAATAAAGCGTATGTTGAATAATATTTTCATCTGAGTTATCAATTTGTAATCAGATGATTGTTCTTTAACTATTACGGAGTCGCTATGCGAATCGTCATACTGGGAAGTGGGGTGGTTGGGGTCGCGAGTGCATGGTATTTAAGCCAGGCAGGACATCAGGTGACGGTTATCGACCGCCAACCGGGTCCCGCTGAAGAGACCAGTGCTGCTAACGCCGGACAGATCTCTCCGGGCTATGCCGCGCCGTGGGCGGCACCGGGCGTGCCGCTGAAGGCGATTAAATGGATGTTCCAGAAACATGCCCCTTTGGCCATCGGTCTGGATGGCACCCAGTTCCAGCTGAAATGGATGTGGCAGATGCTGCGTAACTGCGATACTCGCCACTATATGGAAAATAAAGGGCGCATGGTTCGGCTGGCGGAATATAGTCGCGACTGCCTGAAAGCGCTGCGCGAAAGCACCGGAATCCAGTATGAAGGCCGTCAGGGCGGCACTCTCCAGCTTTTTCGTACCGACAAACAGTTCGAAAATGCCACCCGTGATATCGCGGTACTGCAGGATGCGGGGGTGCCTTATCAACTGCTGGAAGCGAATCGACTGCTGGAAGTTGAACCGGCACTGGCTGAAGTGAGCCACAAGCTGACCGGTGGCCTGCGTTTGCCCAATGATGAAACCGGTGATTGCCAGCTTTTCACCACTCGTCTTGCGGCGATGGCGGAACAGGCCGGGGTGACTTTCCGCTTTAATACTTCAGTGGATGCGCTGCTATATGAAGGTGAGCAGATCTCCGGCGTGAAGTGCGGAGCTGAAATCATCAAAGCTGACGCTTACGTCATGGCTATGGGTTCATATTCAACGGCGATGCTGAAAGGGCTGGTGGATATTCCGGTTTATCCGCTGAAAGGCTATTCACTAACGATTCCGATTGCCCATGAAGACGGCGCGCCGGTATCGACTATCCTTGATGAAACTTACAAAATCGCCATCACCCGCTTCGATAATCGAATTCGCGTCGGTGGGATGGCGGAGATTGTCGGTTTTAATAAAGAACTGTTGCAGCCCAGGCGTGAAACGCTGGAGATGGTGGTACGCGATCTGTTCCCACGCGGTGGACACATTGAACAAGCGGCATTCTGGACTGGGCTGCGCCCAATGACCCCAGATGGTACGCCAGTGGTCGGCCGCACAGCGTATAAAAATCTGTGGTTGAACACCGGGCACGGTACTTTGGGCTGGACGATGGCTTGCGGTTCCGGACAGTTGATTAGCGATCTGATTTCCGGGCGTACTCCGGCGATCCCGTATGATGATCTTGCCGTTGCCCGCTACGGCCGTGGTTTTATCCCGACTCGCGCTCAACATCTGCACGGTGTTCACAATTAACAAGGAGCTTTCATGTCCCGTCCAGTCAAGGCCAGCATTGATATGTCAGCCTTACGACAAAATCAGCAAATTGTTCGCCGCGCGGCACCCGACTCGCGCCTGTGGGCGGT is part of the Klebsiella huaxiensis genome and encodes:
- a CDS encoding D-amino acid dehydrogenase → MRIVILGSGVVGVASAWYLSQAGHQVTVIDRQPGPAEETSAANAGQISPGYAAPWAAPGVPLKAIKWMFQKHAPLAIGLDGTQFQLKWMWQMLRNCDTRHYMENKGRMVRLAEYSRDCLKALRESTGIQYEGRQGGTLQLFRTDKQFENATRDIAVLQDAGVPYQLLEANRLLEVEPALAEVSHKLTGGLRLPNDETGDCQLFTTRLAAMAEQAGVTFRFNTSVDALLYEGEQISGVKCGAEIIKADAYVMAMGSYSTAMLKGLVDIPVYPLKGYSLTIPIAHEDGAPVSTILDETYKIAITRFDNRIRVGGMAEIVGFNKELLQPRRETLEMVVRDLFPRGGHIEQAAFWTGLRPMTPDGTPVVGRTAYKNLWLNTGHGTLGWTMACGSGQLISDLISGRTPAIPYDDLAVARYGRGFIPTRAQHLHGVHN